The Streptomyces sp. Mut1 genome window below encodes:
- a CDS encoding COG1470 family protein, translating to MSLTASLDATTVSAAPGEETAVPLQVRNSGRTVEEYRFEVVGACAAWAAVEPAVLSLYPGDSGTVTLMLRPPRDATVPSGETPFGVRVVPTGEQDGTVVPEGRVTVPPFTETTAELVPRSSHGARNGQHRLAVDNRGNTPVTVRLGAQPGTERARVVFAATEIHVAPGKAEFAKMRVRPVKRMWRGNPVTHPFQVFAATQVAEGQDPVEPVLVDGSYQQEPLLPRWLPRALITAAVLLIALVGVWYALLRPAVKSAAREAITPEAVRSAAAADRSKAPEQGGTDGSGDSAGSGGGSAGTGSGGGGSKPTPEPSASSAADAGAATPTSAQVRVQDSVGGGTNVGTALTVPAGKTFQLTDIVVQNPQGDAGTLVVSAGKETRVLSLGLENFRDSDYHFVTPILVPAGGKVTMTIDCRKVGKPVGASTPSRCSESMFLGGTMRAADGN from the coding sequence TGTGCCGCCTGGGCGGCGGTGGAGCCGGCGGTTCTGTCGCTCTATCCGGGTGACTCGGGGACCGTGACGCTCATGCTGCGGCCGCCCCGTGACGCGACGGTGCCGTCCGGTGAGACGCCGTTCGGGGTCAGGGTGGTGCCGACCGGCGAGCAGGACGGGACGGTGGTGCCCGAGGGCCGGGTGACGGTGCCACCGTTCACGGAGACGACGGCCGAGCTGGTCCCGCGCAGCTCGCACGGCGCGCGCAACGGACAGCACCGGCTGGCCGTCGACAACCGGGGCAACACGCCGGTGACGGTACGCCTGGGTGCCCAGCCCGGGACCGAACGGGCCCGGGTCGTGTTCGCCGCGACGGAGATCCACGTGGCCCCGGGCAAGGCGGAGTTCGCGAAGATGCGGGTGCGCCCGGTCAAGCGGATGTGGCGCGGCAACCCGGTCACGCACCCCTTCCAGGTGTTCGCCGCGACCCAGGTGGCCGAGGGCCAGGACCCGGTGGAGCCGGTCCTCGTGGACGGCTCGTACCAGCAGGAACCCCTGCTCCCCCGCTGGCTGCCGCGGGCCCTGATCACCGCGGCCGTCCTGCTGATCGCGCTGGTCGGCGTGTGGTACGCGCTGCTGCGCCCGGCGGTGAAGTCGGCGGCACGGGAGGCGATCACGCCCGAGGCGGTGCGTTCCGCTGCCGCGGCCGACAGGAGCAAGGCCCCGGAGCAGGGTGGTACGGACGGTTCCGGGGACAGCGCGGGCAGCGGGGGCGGGTCCGCCGGGACCGGATCGGGCGGCGGCGGGTCGAAGCCGACACCCGAGCCGAGCGCCTCGTCGGCGGCGGACGCGGGGGCGGCGACCCCGACCAGTGCGCAGGTCAGGGTGCAGGACTCGGTGGGCGGCGGGACGAACGTCGGGACGGCGCTGACCGTCCCGGCCGGGAAGACGTTCCAGCTCACCGACATCGTCGTGCAGAACCCGCAGGGCGACGCCGGAACGCTGGTGGTGTCCGCAGGCAAGGAGACCCGGGTGCTGAGCCTGGGCCTGGAGAACTTCCGTGACTCCGACTACCACTTCGTGACGCCGATCCTGGTCCCGGCGGGCGGCAAGGTCACCATGACCATCGACTGCCGCAAGGTGGGCAAGCCGGTGGGCGCGAGTACGCCTTCACGATGCTCGGAGTCGATGTTCCTCGGCGGCACGATGCGCGCCGCCGACGGAAACTGA
- a CDS encoding eCIS core domain-containing protein, whose translation MTMNAQDHDHQHDDVERDHHALPRETGGGPERLPAEHLHGESATAPGTAETRDGGPEAHHLFRAAATGRADVVGAAGMGMLQRTVGNAALGPVIQRARAGAAEHSEEAETRSPVHDVVGSGGGTPLDSETRVDLESRMGADFSDVRIHNDSAAHESAKGVGAHAYTVGNNVVFQRDAYDPSSPQGRTTLAHELTHVIQQRDGPVEGTEAPGGIRVSDPSDRFEREAVTNADRVLSDPAPAATPAPASTAPSAAPAVQREATEDEDEQPADVQGSFVQRAEEKGAEEEEDDAAPA comes from the coding sequence ATGACGATGAACGCACAGGACCACGATCACCAGCACGACGACGTCGAACGGGACCACCACGCCCTGCCCCGGGAGACCGGGGGCGGGCCCGAGCGCCTGCCGGCGGAGCACCTGCACGGTGAGAGCGCGACGGCCCCTGGCACGGCGGAGACCCGCGACGGGGGCCCGGAGGCCCACCACCTCTTCCGGGCAGCCGCCACCGGCCGGGCCGACGTGGTGGGCGCGGCCGGCATGGGCATGCTCCAGCGCACGGTCGGCAACGCCGCGCTCGGCCCGGTGATCCAGCGCGCTCGGGCAGGAGCCGCCGAGCACTCCGAGGAGGCGGAGACGCGCTCGCCCGTCCACGACGTCGTCGGCTCAGGCGGCGGCACACCGCTGGACAGCGAGACCCGGGTGGACCTGGAGAGCCGGATGGGTGCCGACTTCTCCGACGTGCGCATCCACAACGACTCGGCCGCGCACGAGTCGGCGAAGGGCGTCGGCGCGCACGCCTACACCGTGGGCAACAACGTCGTTTTCCAGCGCGACGCCTACGACCCGTCCTCACCCCAGGGGCGTACGACGCTGGCCCACGAGCTGACCCATGTGATCCAACAGCGCGACGGGCCGGTGGAGGGGACCGAGGCGCCGGGCGGGATCCGGGTCAGCGACCCGTCGGACCGCTTCGAACGCGAGGCCGTCACGAACGCGGACCGGGTGCTCTCGGACCCGGCGCCCGCGGCCACCCCGGCCCCCGCTTCCACCGCGCCGTCGGCCGCCCCCGCCGTCCAGCGGGAGGCCACGGAGGACGAGGACGAGCAACCCGCCGACGTACAGGGGTCGTTCGTCCAGCGCGCCGAGGAGAAGGGCGCGGAGGAGGAAGAGGACGACGCCGCGCCGGCCTGA
- a CDS encoding VOC family protein, with protein MDITIHTSFLPHDDPDESLAFYRDTLGFEVRNDVGRGKMRWITVGPVDQPGTSILLAPPAADPGVTDDERRTITEMMAKGTYGWILLATRDLDATFEKVQSGDAEVVQEPTEQPYGIRDCAFRDPAGNLVRIQELR; from the coding sequence ATGGACATCACCATTCACACCAGCTTCCTCCCGCACGACGACCCGGACGAGTCGCTCGCGTTCTACCGCGACACGCTGGGCTTCGAGGTCCGCAACGACGTCGGCCGGGGCAAGATGCGCTGGATCACCGTCGGCCCGGTGGACCAGCCCGGCACATCCATTCTGCTGGCCCCGCCGGCCGCGGACCCCGGGGTCACCGACGACGAGCGGCGCACCATCACCGAGATGATGGCCAAGGGCACCTACGGCTGGATCCTGCTGGCCACCCGCGACCTCGACGCCACCTTCGAGAAGGTGCAGTCCGGTGACGCGGAGGTGGTGCAGGAGCCGACGGAGCAGCCCTACGGCATCCGCGACTGCGCGTTCCGGGACCCGGCGGGCAACCTGGTCCGCATCCAGGAGCTGCGCTGA